DNA from Triticum aestivum cultivar Chinese Spring chromosome 7D, IWGSC CS RefSeq v2.1, whole genome shotgun sequence:
TATATTCAGGAACGTTCTCATACAACCTGTGATTTTTATGTAGTGTTCAGTTTGGCCTGAAATCTTTTGTGATTACCCTTATAGCAAATGCAAAAACGAATTACGGCATTTATGCATGTCTATTATACCTGATGTATTGACATTTATGCTATTTTGGTTTTTTTGGGTGCTTTGCCTTTTTCATATATTAAATCCTTGGAAAAAATTCACATGATTTGATTTATGCTCATCAACTATTCTTGTTGTTCCAAGTGACTTGAGCTTTGGCCAGAGGTGATGAATGCTCTTGAAAGTTGTTCTGTTCTGGTACACCCATTTCATTATTTGGATGATGGGGCCCCTAGAGTTGGGGGGCTAATTTGACCGGCCTAATTCGTACTATGGTTCTTAAAGATTCAGACGTGAGTTGATGAGATCATGCAACATCCAACCACTGAAATTATATCTAGGAGACACGGACCTCAACATCATTAAGTTGAAGTTTTATAGGATGACTTTCCTCTTATACTTGTCCCATATCTGATATATTTGTGTTTGCTCTGGGACAGTTCATTGGTGGAGTGGGATCTTGATCACTCTTATTCAAGCATTTATTATCAGTTTCAGTTTTTGCAATTCCAGTTTTTCGCTTTCATTCGCTATTTAGTCCTGAAACTGACAAACTTGTGTACATTTAAGAAGTCGTAAAAACATTACAATAACATTTTTGAGTAAGTAGGTTGTTCAAGATAAAAACATGGGGAGGATTTGCTCTTTTATCATATAAAACCTTCTACATAGAGTAGAAGCGACCAGGTGAGATACCATAATTCTGATGTTGACAGGAGTTGAATCCTGATGAGTAGGAATCTGCTACTGCGATCCTGGGTTGTTGCCCAGTTGTCCTCTTTTTCATTCTTTTAATAGTGAGAGTAGTCCAGTCCAGGGGGCGGGTCAGGATCAGTGGGCTGAACTGGGCCATAGTGTGCTCTCTCCAGGATTTGGTATTTTTTGGGCCAAACATTGCACATCTCTCTGCTGTACTTGGGCTAGGCCGGGGCTATATTTGTGATATTATCTTTTGTTGCCTGTGGGCTGTGGCGTTGCCAAAACACCTTGTTATGGCTCAACTCTTATGTGGTTGATCTTATGTTTGTTATATTATTTTTCTTTCATTATTTTCAACCTTTTGAGGCTTCTTACAGTGAAAATAGACACTTTTATATTCTGTCAACAACCAAGTAAGCTAGTGGATCTGTTGCTTCAGAAAAATTATCCACAATTTTTTATCCTCAAAAAAGGAATTTCTCTGAACTTCCCTCTTTGTGATTCATCTTGGTTTGATGTCACACAGCTGCATGTTTCTGGATGCATATGACATTCTTGTACTAAATTACAGAGTAACATCTTTCTATGTTCATGTAGATTTTAGTGTCCAAATTCAGGGGTTTTCTCAGAATGCAGTTCCGCTTGACGTCTTTAGCACATTAGTGTTTTCTTGAGCCATTGGTAGTTTCGTAATAAAAAAATCATTTATAATGTGGTATATTGTTTGTTGGAGAGTGTTGAGTCAGTGTCTGGTTCTAAGCTGAGTCGAATCTACATTTTGATCCAGGTCACACAGTACTCCCTAACCCGCTTAATTGTTTCAGGATACATTTTATTCCTCGCTCTCGTCATTGACCGACTGCACAGCTACATCAGAGAGATGCGAGGGCTGAAGAAGAACCTGGAAGCTGTGTCGAAGCAGAACAAGACATTGGAAGAAGCAAAGCCTGGAAGGTCCGATGAGAGCAAGCCACACCACAACGACATTGCTTCGCTGAATGAGGAGATCAAGAAGCTGAAGCGGCAACTGAAAGAAAAGGCGGAGGAGGCCAAGGATGCAGAGGCCAAAGCACTAGCTGCCCAGACACAATCCGAAGGTCTTGCGCGCAAATACGACCGCCTGCTGGAGGACAACAAGCATCTCCATGAGCAGCTGCAGTCAGGAGACATCCCGCTGTCGCGTTCGGATGGCAAGAAGAATGCCTAAGATGTGGTTGGTCCTCATCAAGGTAGGTAAGCCTAGGTTTTTTGTCCATGACATGGTCTTAGTCTCTTATTAGTGTAAGTTTCGACGACAGCCCAATTCTTACTCTTTTTTATTGCGCTGTCTACCAGTCAGGAACTTGTGGAAGCCTGAAGACAGTTGAGAGATGAACATGACGTGAGTTACTGATAATCAGCCATCAGGGTAGTACCATCTTTACCGCATAAATGCTCTGGTATTATGTACCAGAACGCAAAATATCGCTCAATCTCTTACAGCCAGGTTTAGCCGTGACTATGCTAAGATGCCCTCCTGTAAACATCTAATGGTATATTGGTATTCGACTGAATGTTCTTAGTCTGATCAAAGTTGTAGATAGAACATGAGAAGTATTCATATCTCGACAAATTTAACTGCTGGTCGTTTAACCCTGGTTATCTTGCCATCAACTTGTCCAAACATGGAGAAACGGCCATTGAACTGTGGTTACCCTTTCATTAATTATCTGGCTTTCAATCATGCTTGTCTATATACCAGGTATGCCTGAATCCTGACAAGTATATGCTGGTGGCAGGTTCTACCATGCTCttctatttctttacagagggagtactagtaattTGATATGACGGGACAGAATCATTAGTGGAACAAAGCTAGATATACGTGCATACCGCGTATGTTAGATGTGAATCTCTCATCAGACGTGTGTGGATCACAGGACGACGGCGTACCAGTGATGCGATGAGATTTCGTTGCACCAAGAAAGAAATACTGGTATGTTTGATGCCATGCCGCATCCCGGTCACGACAAGATCTCATCGCGCACACGCCAAGATCTCTAGCCATGATGACCCAATCTCCACTGCATCCGTATCCACGTCCTTTATGGATTTCGGGCGTAGGCCCATACACGCATACTAGTACTATCCATTTTATAAAGGTACTAATAATAATCCGTAGTACCATATGCTGCTGCTCCTACATGGCTACGGCTTTTCGACCCATGCCCTTCCTGAACCTCTGTGGTCTACTTTCTTGCCTTGAAAGGAAATTCTCCTATATCCTCTTTCCTGGCCCACAGGGAAGTGGGACCCGGATGAGTTATGATATACTCCTAGCATGATACGCCAAAGATCTCTCAGATGTGAGTGAGGCGTGCGCAGTGTTTTCTCTCACGAGTTGATACGAACTTTGGGCATGGAGAGATCATTCTTCCATGAAAATGCACGTGCGAAATGGGACATGATGGGTGTTGCCTCTTTTTCTGTTGGTGGTTGTTGGTGAGTGGAAGACGACTAGCTACTGTATTAGCTTGTCAGTTGCAATTGCGCTAACAGTCTTGATCACACCATCTAAAAAACAAGACTTGGTCATACGACGTTGAACCCATCTTTGTAATGCAGGTGTCGGTTTCCCGTCAATTCTGTTGTACCATATTGCTGTTTTGTTCTTCTCATTTATCTATTGTGTGAAATGCATGTGTGAGTGCTCATGTACATGTCCATTAGTTGTGTAGGGCCGATTCAAAAGGAAATGTAGAGGAGAAAAGTCAAAAGGAGAAACGTGTTTGGGAATTGATCACAATGTGTTGCTGCTTTTTTCGAGGAGGTGACATTGTGTTAATTAGATTGTTTAATTGTTTAGCTTATTTACGTCGCATTTTCAGATTATCTAGCCACTTTATATTACAAATTTCAAATTATTTTAACCTCTCAAGTAAGACCAGAGCCCGAGAGACAATCCTTGGGTCCAAACCATTCAGTTTTGACATGCTATACAGCTCACAAAACCGGTGTAGAAGACCGTTGTGTCCTAAATCTTTCTGGTTTTAGATGATGTTGAACCCACAAGATGGAAACATTTCTTCAACCACATCGCTCTCTAGTATCTACACTGCGTGTCACTTGCAATTTTAGCACTACTCTAACAGTCTTAGTCACACCATCCAAAGAAAAAGACCTGGTCACACGATGTTGAACCAGTCATGTATGGTAGGTGTCGGTTTCCCTGGGAATTCTGCTATACCAATTGTTGTTTATTCTCATTATAATCTATTATGTGAAATGCGTGAGTGACTACTCATATACATGTCCATTAGTTGCGTAGGACGAATTAGAAAGGAACATGTAGAGGGTTAATCACAGTGTGTTACTTCCTTTTTCGAGCAGGTGAGAATGTGTCCGTTGGATGTCTAGCGTCCTGTATATGTTGCACTTTCAAATTATCTAACTAATTCATATTACACTTTTCAAATTATTTTAGCCCCCAAACACATACCTGAGCCCGAAAAGCTCTCATTGGGTCCAAAACATTCGGTTTTACCATGCTATACAGCTCACACAACTAGTAAGTGTCCTAAATCAATCTGGGTTTAGATGATGTATCACCGAAACCCACATGATTGAACCGTTTGTTCAACTACATCGCTCTCTACACCGTGCGGAACGTCTCAAAAGAGATAGAAGAACCTACCATAACACTTCGACCACAATTTTTGGGGTGGCTTCTGTGACGAGGGACGTTAATTACCGACCTCTCGTGGCTTGGCACCTCAGCTCTTGTCTGTCATGTGTGTTGTATTATGAGTGTCCTGATGGTTGATTTTTATTTACTTGCCCACTCAACCTTTTTCTCGTGTTCTTGTCTTACACCATGGCTTCTGCCTACTTTGAACCTTCTTTTCTACTCCTTCCTTTCGCGGCAAAGGGAAACCAGCGACACGTCATGTACTCATTTTAGAACTTGAAGGACTCACAAATCTAACACAATTAACATGGAAAAGAATATCCTTTAGCAAGAAAACCTACTTTTGGAGAAACTACATCAATTCTGACGAGAACAAATGCACCGTGCCAATGTTACATTGCAAAGATGAGACATGGGAACCCGTCAGTACAGGACGATCTTTTTAATGAATGGGACAACTTTTCATATTTCTCTTTTTTGGTACAAGGATAAGCTTGAAACTAACGGTGGGGTTCGGTTCTTTTAGTCCGAAGAGCCACTACAAAACATTTTTTTTGGGTGGGCTCTGCCATTGAACTCATGGTGGGACCCTGTCCAACATGGCGCCATCGTGCCCAAGCATAGTTAGTCTTCAAGTAAGAGCCCCCCATAGTTTGGAACGAACTTTCAAGAAAATTTATTTTGATCATCGCAAAATAATAATAAaagcaacaatttttttgaaaattcgATGCTCGGAGTGAACTTTGAAAGTCGGACTATACATTCCACAAGAATTCTATAAACAAGCATATGTATGATAATTGAACTTCAGACCGAACATATGTAGCACAAGAGTCATTATTGTGCAATTGATCATGCAATTCAACACAACTTGGAGAGAAAAGGGGACTCGCATAATGATTCCCATTGACTTCAGGGAAAGAAAAAACATATTTATGAAGACAATATATTGTAAATAGTACTTGTATATAGTGTTTTTACTGAATCTTTGACCTAGGAtacaatgaaagtcattccctggcGGATCATTTTATATAAGTACAATGTTTGATCATGTTTGATTCCAAAAAAGTTTTGATTTTTTGACCATTTTTGAATCATTAAATTATTTTTGCATGTAGGGTGCGTTGGCACCTGAGAGCACCCGTGTATTTCCCACGCCCACGTTTCCTTTTTGACTCAAGTTTTCCAGTTCTAGAACCAAATAATTTTGATGCATTCCGTTGTTTTTGTGCTTTAGAGGAAGTACAATAAAGTGATGTAGGTGCTATAAGAGATGCCACATCGAATTGTGTCTAATTGGAGAAGAGAggagaggaaagagaagagaagcgggctacaAGCTTAAAGCCGGCTGTAGCACGAGCCCCAACAACCTTTATAAGGCTGGCCATAGCGGGGGTAtcatagctggtatcatgcactcgggaatagcaaacatgaCGATGTGGCAGGGAATTAAAGAAGAGGGGGggtagagtaacataggtagatagcGTAACATAATactgctatactactttgtgtcatgcatggccataaataaggtcatctatgatactactctatgatactgcactatgaaggtagtatcatacactagtatcatatgcatgatactagtatatgatacttcccactatgagtagcctaaggctagtcatagtgggagtaacataggtagtaacatgcataccacataagcaaaaaatatgttgtggcaagtaattaaagaggagagagacaaATAAAGTAACGTAATATGTTACCATTACATAACAGTtttcaatgcaaaatgagtctacaaagtaataaatgaagtgatgcatgacactacacatatgttactacccactatagaggtagtaacataaattAGTAACATATACATGTTAGGAACATAAACTAGTAATATATGCatattactagtctaagttactcctcaCTGTGACCAGCCTAAGAGAAAGAGGTATGCCATATATTAATGGTATGACTAACTACTATATGAGTGGGCTATTAGGTTTTCTATAAGTGACATGGCAACTTTGTATAGTCGGCTCTCGGTTATACTATTAACCTTGCTTTTAATGTTCTACTAGTTGACTTGTCCTCTCCTCATACTACACCACTCGTGCACGTTCCACTTAAtgatataagggcatctccaacatcgaCCCACAAACCTCTCGCATGCGTCCGGACCGAGGAAGCCATCCAACCGGGCCTGTATCGGTCCGCGACGCGGTCCGGACGTactttctcccgcaaaccggagacaaacaagggggggggggctttgcgggagtccgaaCCGCTCCCACGTCCGCTTCTGACCACCATGGCCCTCCTAACCCCCTCCTTCCGCGCCCGCGCGCATTCCCGCCCAGCACCAGCTGTCCGCATTCATGCCGTTGTAGAGCGCGCGGCACCACATTAAAGACAAGACGGCTCAGGGCGGACACaacctctcactgcctccgccacTAAAGTGGCGTGTCGGCCGGGGGCGCCGCCCGCGACCTGTCTCCGGTGTCTGTACCTGCTCAAATGCCGGAGACGCGTGACTGGACGGGAAGGGACATATATCTACCACGCCCGTTCAATGCCTCATCCGTCCAAATGCCTCCATTAAGTAGGCTCATCGGCCGAGAAACCCACTTCGACGCCGCGCATTGACACACCCGAATGCCTCGCCTCACTAGAATCCGCTATTTAAAGGCGGCCACACATGGGTAACTCCACACCACAACACAAGCTGCTTCCCAtcctcctcccttgcactgcaTCGGCCATGACTGTAGGCGGCGAAGCTCTTTGTGAGAGCCTTTCCATGGAGTTGAAGCACACCATGGCCGCCCTTGCCGCCGCCTGGCAGAGGCACCGTGCCAGGCGGATTATGGCCGGCTTGCCGGCCCGCTCGCCCGAGGTCTCCGACGACGAGGTCAACACCACGATGAAGACGGGCTCCGACCCGGCTCCCGCGCCTCCTGTGCACGCCGGCTTCACAATGGAGCAGGCGCTGGTGCACTACAACGTCGCCATGGCTGAGGTGCAGCTTGCACCAGCGCCTTTGTCGGTGTTCCAGCAGGCGCATGAGGAACAATGTTACAacctataggatcgaaagtatgtctagagggggggggtgattagactacttgatcaaataaaaatctagccttttcccaattttaagtcttgaccgattttagcaacttaacacaagtcaagcaatcaacctacacatgcaattctaagagtatagcagcggaatgtaaatcattgcatatgaagttaaaggggaggagtttggagggagcgaacgtaatgtagacacggagatttttggcgtggttccgataggtggtgctatcgtacatccacgttgatggagacttcaacccacgaaggataatggttgcgcgagtccacggagggctccacccaggaagggttcacgaagaagcaaccttgtctatcccaccatggccatcgcccacgaaggacttgcctcacttgggtagatcttcacgacgtaggcgatctccttgaccttacaaactccttggttcaactccacaatcttaacggaggctcccaagtgacacctaaccaatctaggagacaccactctacaaaaggtaatagatggtgtgttgatgatgaactcttgctcttgtgcttcaaatgatagtctccccaacactcaactctctctctcacagatttggctatggtggaaagatgatttgagtggaaagcaacttggggaaggctagagatcaagattcttgtggttggattgaaaTGTCATGGTCtcgacacatgagtaggtggttttctctcagaaaattagtagtggaagtgtaggcatgttttgatggctctctcttaaatggagaagggggtggaggggtatttatagcctccacacaaaatctaaccgttacactcaatttaccaaactcggtgggaccgaatagcgaaaatcggtgagaccgacctggttcaaaatgtgaacgttaggcttttcggtaggaccgacatgatcaactcggtgggaccgatgtgctagggttagggctaaacttcatctcggtgagaccgatcacatgaactcggtgagaccgatttcagtaataagcaaatagagacttggtcaggcaaactcggtgggaccgatcgctcgttcgatgagaccgaaatgttacgaaaaggaaacagagagtttgcattgccaacttggtgggaccgatcgctcatcttggttagaccgaaacgttacaaagggaaatagagagtttgcaatcccatctcagtgagatcgagatccctatcagtgagaccgaactgattagggtttctagctatggctatgtcaagtaaactcggtggcgccggatagatcaaatcggtggggccgagtttgactttaggtttaggacatatgtggaaatgagaaagtggttgagggctttttgagcatatcactaagcattttgagcaagcaagccattaagcaacgcctcatccatttttaatagtattggcttttcctatggactcaatttgatcttagatcactaaaatgaaaatgtagagtcttgagtttttgccaatatgtgtccttagcattttgaggggtccacatctctagtacatgccatgccaattattgaactttctgaaatgattatcttgaaaaaatattagttcaatgagctatatgttgttatgaattaccaaaaccactcggggattagttgcactttcacaaccTCTTCCTCCTGGAACAGCACCGGCTGGCGGAGGGCCAGATCTACGGCGAGCGCGCGGGCGAGGAGGCCGTGGCAGCCATGGCGTGGGGAACCCCAACTTCATCACGGAGCAGCGTGCCATCTACGATGCCATCCGTGCTCAAGCCGCAGCCGTGGAGGTGCAGTTCCAGGCAATCGCGGAGGAGAACAACGCCAGCTGTGCCTCTTACGTGCCACCAATGAACCATCAGGCGTCCCGGTGGGACGACGATAGCGCCGACATCATTTCTATCGTCGACCTCACGTCTACTGACGACGAACAGGTCACGggctcctccgaggatgagtaggacaTGGGAGTCGGCAGGGCCTTGTGTCCCATgtgggccggtccgtctcccgtgttctactcttcctcgccagagACCGCACTTTCACATCACCGGTCCTATCATTTCTCAATTTTTTTTACTTCACCGGTCTTATCGCCGGTGCTCATGAAGACGGTGGATGGAGGACGACACGGGCTTGGACGCCGGGCGCCGCCGCCGTAGGATAGGTTTTGGGCTGGGTCGTTTTTCTTGTTCTAAATGTTTGCAATGTAATGAGAATCCGCCGTGTTTGTATAAAATCCGTTATGTTTATATAAAATCCGGCCGTGTTTGCACAAATTTCATCTTTTTTTTTAAAGAGTTTGAAAAGTATGTGCCTACGTTTGATGGCTGCCTCCCACATCTGTGTCCGCGGACTGATCCCCCATCCGTGGatggatgcgggaggaaatttgcgggtCGCCGTTGGAGATGCACTAATAAAGAAGAACATGAGACTAGTCAGTCACGGGTATACACACGTACGTATCCAACTGGTGGGGCGAAACGTGCTGAACTTAGCTAGCTACAGCAGGAGGCCGGGGACCTCACTTGAATTCAGCCAGCAAACACTGATCACCGTTCCACCCAAACATTTCATCAGCCACCAACGAACATATGTGGCTCACACAGTCCTGTAACCAACAACCGCGTGCGCACTCAACTCTCCCTCTCTCACACGAGTGGGCTAATCAAGCCAACCAATTGACCCATCCATCTACTAATCTAGGTATAACACAGCGATAGATAGCTAGCCCGGCGACAGCAATATGATGCGATACGCATCTGCGTGCCGTCGCTTGCAAGCCAACAATTAACGCTACGGCATGCATGCCTTGCATTGCATTGCCCACTTGTAGGTAGCTTTCCATCCTCGCGACAACTGCATGCGTCCGACGGGCAGCTAGCGAGCCTTCCTTCGAAAGAGAAAAGAACAAGGCAGAGGTACGTAGCTATCACAAGAAAGGCATATTCCCAGACGATCCAGCACTAGCTAGTGTTGCAGGAGACGTCGATCGGCGCACGCATGGCTCGGCTGCATGGTTCCCCCCGCCCGCACCAACGAGGCTCCGCTTATGCAAGTCTTTTGGTTTTTACTTTAGGAACGTACGTGTCTTGTTTTTGGATCGCTCCATCAGCATGCGTTGGGAGGGATCCATTCTCTATTTCCGACAATATGGCACGAAGTTTCTCCATTTTCTTTCCTGTTCTGCTTGTGATACACGAAGCTGGTACTCCCCCAGTCCCAAACTAAGTGTAATGATTTAGTACAACTCAGTTTCAAAATAAGTGTTGCTGATTTAATATaaatttatataatttttttaCTAAGTCAGCGCTAAGTTGTACTAAATGAATGAGACTTATTTTGAGACGAAGAAAGTAGTATTTTACCTCGATTATCCCATTGATCACTGTTTCTGGATCTGGCCTTGTTCAATGGATCGATCTGTATATTGTTGTAGGAGTTCACAGATCACAAGCCGTCTTTATGCACGTGAAAGAACAGTTGTGAACGTCGTGAGGCCCAACTGCCAATGGAGGCAGGAGCTCATATGTACAGCACAGGCCGTAGATAGCCagccgtgcgtgcgtgcgtgctcaAAGCCTCCAAGGAACGAAGCCATCTCATTCCCAGCTGTTAGCGAGACAGAGAACTAATGGTCCTTGCTGTTCACTGctagcatctacagccgggcgtcTCCGTTCGAAAAAAAAAGCCAGGCGTCTCAAAGCTGCCTCATACGTCTGGACGGGGTCGTCCGGTTACTGTCCGGTCGTAAAATTTTGACCCAGATGGACGCCTCAAACGGCCCTCAAAAGCTCGAGCTGACCGGCACTCCTTATATCTAACCCAAATATGGGGAGGATATGAGGGTGCCCGGGCACGCCCGTCAGGTTGGACCCGGCCCACGCTGGCCCATCCGACCCTCTCCATCCGCTCGCTGGACCAAActctagccacttcactccactcccctccaTCACCCAAACTCGTCTAtggcatggcgggcagcggatccaagtccttcacctccagatccCTCGACCCCGAGCTTATCCCAcgcggccccgaggaggagatggccgtccgGCTTGCGCTCCGCCGCGCCTGGGAGGAGGCCCGTGCATGATAGCGCTCGGACTCCTTCCGTCGGGAATTCATTGCGTCCACCCAAATGGCGCATGGATATGGTGCTAGGTCAGCCGTAGCTGCCTCACCAGAGGCAGTGCGGTCTGTCTGGCGTCCGAACACAGTGGCGGACACGCAATCCCTCCGTTGGCGCGTTGAACATCGGAATGCACCATGGGCCTCGTCCGACGAGAACATGCCGggcgtgggaggcggcggcggcccttGCGGCGGTGGACGTCGACGAGGCGGAGTCACATTCTCCGATGCCCCGTATGGCGCATCAGTCCGGGCGCCGCAACCGCATTGTGGTGGCCGTCGGCGGCTCATCCCAGgacggatccgtcatcgatctgacATCCACCGGCACCGTTCGGGTTacggctccgacgaggaagagtagggcatcgGAGACGGCGacgccttgagtcccgtgagccggctCATGTACCATGCCCTAATCTACCTTGTCGGCGACCGGACCAACActctgaggggcgcagccggccgccAGACATGGCCACGGCGGAGCCAAGTGAGCGGGGAGCGGAAGCTGACCCCAAAGTGACAACAATTGAGATTCAGTCCAATGATGACCTTAGTATGAGGGTTCATGTATTCAttgagtgttaatgctttgttctggttctctattaaaaggaggcatttatatcccttagatttccttatggaccccgctgccacgggagggtagaacaaaagatgtgatgcaagttcttattataagcacgaatgactatatacggaatacatgcctacatttaattgatgaattggagctattgtgtatcgttctaggttgtgactgttacatgatagaacatcatccaacacaaatatccatcgcTGATACAATGTCTACGCTtttctcatattgatctttgctaagttactactgatgTTACTGTTgtgacaatcactacaaaactgcaaCTGTTTGTTGTTTCTGTTACAATTGCTATTACCAAAGCCAtcaaactactgtgctactaaaaactttgctctAGGGATATTATtttcaaggtgtggttgaattgacaactcaactgctaaggctcataaactttctttggctccccttgtgtcgaatcaataaattgggtgaaatactactctcgaagactatcatgatcccctatacttgtgggttatcatccagaCGGATGAGCGAAAAGGAAGAACTATCCCTGACGAGCAACCTTTTGGGATCAAGCTCCTTCTCAATCCTCTCGGTCTCCAATTCGACGCCAATGCAAAAATATGAAAGCAAGGGCAAAGCAAGAGTCAGAACGAGTAAAAGTATCTTGAAGTAAGTGAAGCCACTCGATTTTGAGCACCTGGCAGgatcccgatcctaagtcacaccgatctagcaggtaacacatcatatcactttgcggcctcacgcacggtattcccacggctgcagccttaccttggtcgggaccgtttgcgccttttggctcacgtatatgattgtgtcgctagtatccatatgacagagaacctgagccgacatgactagtcgtaaacccaaggtggcacaaacttacagggataggcatatgtaacccagcaatgaacgtgtcggtcatcaatgtatgaatccaagtcatagcaagctacaaggacttaaaggaacaacgcatgacatttccccgaagggacagacacaggaacaaggaaggatacatgccggccaacctaagtgttccggagcagtagcaaactaccatggctcagtggaagcactaggagacatttccccataaggaaggctaccaagaataaacaactaggtgccggatcccacacataccaagcatttcaatgacatacacacaatatgctcgatatgtgtaaatacatcatggcatcacaacaaaactctatgactcaaagtatttattcaataggctccaaagaaccagatattacaaacatgggtctcatgacccagcattcaagtcatacaagcaacaagcacatgcggaagcataaacatgtctgagtacagatatCTAAAAAGA
Protein-coding regions in this window:
- the LOC123169317 gene encoding B-cell receptor-associated protein 31 is translated as MIQLLFTLLAAEAGMAVVLLFKTPLRRLAMLALDRLKRGRAPVMVRTVAATVLVVLASSLHSMAKIHGHAGAGELDAPAALSPTDQVLLARHLLEASLMGYILFLALVIDRLHSYIREMRGLKKNLEAVSKQNKTLEEAKPGRSDESKPHHNDIASLNEEIKKLKRQLKEKAEEAKDAEAKALAAQTQSEGLARKYDRLLEDNKHLHEQLQSGDIPLSRSDGKKNA